One part of the Coffea eugenioides isolate CCC68of chromosome 10, Ceug_1.0, whole genome shotgun sequence genome encodes these proteins:
- the LOC113750411 gene encoding transcription factor bHLH18-like: MDMASFNNQFVINSKQDDQVDDGFFDIKPFLSEVFPAISYCNSDSIPIQMPQTCMKQKFKQLNDTNLSPTHPTVESNLKGSSPFSNTQLISFGKSSPYSSDEDEIVYNSRSPIRRTPIQAQYHVQAERKRREKLSDLFIALSKLVPGLKKLDKASVLEDANKHIKELQERLKTLEEEKKNNSTAPEIMVERCIISTCSGNTSSFKGATLELIPEIKVKIQGKNVLVKILCEKKYHGSISSMSSELEKLHLTILDTRILRFGCCTFDITLKAQMDNEFSVTMKDIIEHLQQGIFQLHS, encoded by the exons ATGGACATGGCCAGCTTCAACAATCAATTTGTAATCAACTCAAAGCAGGATGACCAAGTTGATGATGGATTTTTTGACATTAAACCTTTTCTTTCTGAGGTTTTCCCTGCAATATCATATTGTAATTCAGACAGTATTCCGATTCAGATGCCTCAGACTTGCATGAAACAGAAATTCAAGCAGCTTAACGACACCAATTTGAGCCCTACACACCCTACAGTTGAATCAAATCTAAAGGGCTCATCTCCATTCTCTAATACGCAACTTATTTCTTTTGGAAAATCAAGTCCATACTCATCAGATG AAGATGAAATTGTTTACAATAGCAGAAGCCCCATAAGGAGAACGCCAATTCAAGCTCAATATCATGTTCAGGCAGAAAGGAAGCGAAGAGAAAAGCTGAGTGACCTCTTCATAGCTCTTTCAAAACTTGTTCCAGGCCTCAAAAAG CTGGACAAGGCTTCTGTCCTTGAAGATGCAAATAAGCACATTAAAGAACTCCAAGAACGTTTGAAGACTCTGgaggaagagaaaaagaacaactCCACAGCACCGGAAATCATGGTAGAAAGATGTATTATCTCTACATGCAGTGGTAATACTTCTTCCTTCAAAGGCGCCACACTAGAACTAATCCCTGAGATCAAGGTCAAAATCCAGGGCAAAAACGTGCTTGTAAAAATCCTGTGCGAGAAAAAATACCACGGATCCATATCAAGTATGTCAAGTGAACTTGAGAAACTACATCTTACCATCCTGGATACCAGAATCTTAAGATTTGGTTGTTGTACATTTGACATTACTCTTAAGGCTCAG ATGGACAATGAATTCTCCGTAACAATGAAGGACATTATAGAGCATCTTCAACAAGGCATATTCCAATTGCACTCATGA